One Lentimicrobium sp. L6 DNA window includes the following coding sequences:
- a CDS encoding fused MFS/spermidine synthase, translated as MKSKSFLLLLTFISGAMVMVFEIIGARILAPYIGTSFFVWTALIGFVLASLSLGYSIGGKWIDKNPDIKIPAIAFLGAAASLLLVLFIKDNFLEWVLQHVRGIKASAIISTFVLFVPASIFFGMISPMISKLLLDDLPKAGKTIGNVFAFGSIGSLFGTFLAGFYLLPNFSLTYILVTLFFISIAIALIIFLMKKKWTFVGISILLVILGIFQLNKKKDQPYTYQFESEYNSIKVFPSTDYSSGDSILIMQLGRQRAGGMSLSDRPLPFNYLYYFRLAEHFNPDFKNTLMLGGAAYSFPKYFLNEYSEAKIDVVEIDEEVTRVAQEYFGLKENKNLNIIHEDARTYINTCEEKYDIIYSDTFRNAVSLPYQLTTVEAIQKQYDLLNEGGVVLVNVIQAVEGKSSLFLQAELKTFMQVFPQVYLFADRGGQKREEIQSTIILAIKSETRPAFSSSDTSIDSLLAKRVTEAIPLNQAILYDDFAPVDYLAFRGM; from the coding sequence ATGAAATCAAAAAGCTTTCTTCTTTTATTGACTTTTATTTCTGGAGCCATGGTGATGGTATTTGAGATTATTGGTGCACGGATTTTGGCTCCTTATATTGGTACTTCTTTCTTTGTGTGGACAGCTTTAATTGGATTTGTCTTAGCTAGCCTGAGCTTAGGATATTCTATAGGAGGAAAATGGATAGATAAGAATCCTGATATTAAAATACCGGCCATTGCATTTCTAGGAGCAGCTGCTTCTTTGCTTTTGGTCTTATTTATCAAAGATAACTTCTTGGAATGGGTTTTACAACATGTGAGAGGTATCAAAGCCTCTGCTATCATTTCTACTTTTGTATTATTTGTTCCAGCCAGTATTTTCTTTGGCATGATTTCTCCCATGATCAGCAAATTATTATTGGATGATTTACCAAAAGCAGGAAAAACCATAGGAAATGTATTCGCTTTTGGTAGCATTGGTAGTTTGTTTGGGACTTTTTTGGCTGGTTTTTACCTTTTACCCAATTTCTCGTTGACCTATATACTTGTCACACTATTTTTTATCTCCATAGCCATTGCTCTTATCATATTTCTAATGAAGAAAAAATGGACTTTTGTTGGGATTTCTATCCTCCTCGTTATTCTAGGAATTTTTCAATTAAACAAAAAAAAAGACCAACCATATACCTATCAATTTGAATCTGAATATAATAGTATCAAGGTATTTCCAAGTACAGACTATTCAAGTGGCGACAGTATTCTAATCATGCAACTGGGAAGACAAAGAGCTGGAGGAATGAGCTTAAGTGACCGACCGCTTCCATTTAATTATTTGTACTATTTCAGATTGGCAGAACACTTCAACCCCGATTTTAAAAACACCTTGATGCTGGGCGGAGCTGCCTATAGCTTTCCCAAATACTTTTTGAATGAATATTCAGAAGCCAAAATAGATGTGGTAGAAATTGATGAGGAAGTAACCAGAGTTGCTCAAGAGTATTTTGGATTAAAAGAAAATAAAAACTTAAACATCATTCATGAGGATGCCAGAACCTATATCAACACCTGTGAAGAAAAATACGATATAATCTATAGCGACACTTTCAGAAACGCAGTGAGTCTTCCCTATCAATTAACTACTGTGGAAGCCATACAAAAACAATACGACCTATTAAATGAAGGTGGAGTAGTTTTGGTAAATGTGATACAAGCGGTAGAAGGAAAATCCAGTTTATTCCTACAAGCAGAACTCAAAACCTTTATGCAGGTCTTCCCGCAAGTCTATTTATTCGCTGACAGAGGAGGGCAAAAACGAGAAGAAATCCAAAGTACCATCATTCTCGCCATCAAATCAGAAACTCGTCCAGCTTTTTCTTCTAGTGACACAAGTATTGATAGTTTATTAGCCAAACGAGTAACAGAGGCCATTCCTTTAAACCAGGCCATCCTCTACGATGATTTTGCTCCGGTTGATTATTTGGCTTTTCGGGGGATGTAG